Proteins encoded in a region of the Prunus persica cultivar Lovell chromosome G4, Prunus_persica_NCBIv2, whole genome shotgun sequence genome:
- the LOC109948661 gene encoding uncharacterized protein LOC109948661 — protein sequence MDTVGILVCYNGNWVKKDNIESYEGGEAKGIIVSRNVTFSELVERIYKIMDAEPTKYSVTLKYSVPVSASVSKQIRVEDNDDVQYFLKYNTDVMASKVTPLVASFKNIEGHGIEGCNGIVSVESSNAPATFVVERRNVAISHNETENGGNGFNWSDWVEEVHFESGENIVADFNQPSNEEEPYSAPILHPHEDSSAEPSTVQCRQVQSEPPRQSSSSEMHTIRVDSKHGESVEYIGYGGGLSCINWEANLKVGRVYPNKIALLKTISLAAIRGHFRFRTVQSGKRRFCVRCWQVPCPWKLRAYKVGLHEFKVVKYDPLHECDLRFVSSHHPQATAELVSDCVKWRFQDSRSIYTAADIKTDVKKKFGVSISYSTAWRSRELAFKTMRGSAEESYSLLPSYCYELERTNPGTLTYIQTDAADHFLYFFMSIGACIRGFKSSMRPVIAVDATHLKCKYKGVLFVATAFDRNRNIYPVAFGIGDLETDAAWEWFLRKLHCAIGDCSNLVVISDRNVSIQHGLRRVFPGASHGICFYHLKGNMKASFHLKQRDPILGYFIRAAKSYRLAEFNRHFSMINNERVRTYLLRAGVQKWSRAHCDGRRYNVMTTNIVESINSVLRFARMLPVLHLIDEITNLLLTWFSQRRDLAMKCHSTLCPDLGEQKLRKRLDAASRMNVVKINDVEYNVLDGDLNGLVHLANRSCTCRKFDLEQLPCKHAIAVCRHLNLNPYSFASSYYTRATWAAAYAESIYPVPPKGTWVIPEHLNNVKILPPVCKVMPGRRKMQRVPSKGEDSRQKKCSRCGVKGHYRNTCKQSVPLKN from the coding sequence ATGGATACAGTTGGAATTTTGGTATGCTACAATGGAAATTGGGTTAAGAAGGATAACATTGAGAGTTATGAAGGTGGGGAGGCTAAAGGCATAATAGTGTCACGGAACGTAACGTTTTCTGAACTTGTTGAACGCATTTATAAGATCATGGATGCAGAGCCCACGAAATATAGTGTCACATTGAAGTATTCAGTTCCTGTATCCGCATCTGTCAGTAAGCAGATAAGGGTTGAAGACAATGATGATGTTCAATATTTTCTCAAGTACAACACAGATGTTATGGCCTCTAAAGTAACCCCTTTAGTAGCAAGCTTCAAAAACATCGAAGGGCATGGTATTGAAGGGTGTAATGGCATTGTAAGCGTGGAGAGTAGCAATGCTCCTGCTACCTTTGTTGTGGAACGAAGAAATGTGGCAATTTCGCAcaatgaaactgaaaatggtgggaatggttttaattgGAGTGATTGGGTTGaagaagttcattttgaaagcgGTGAAAACATAGTTGCTGATTTCAATCAACCTAGCAATGAAGAGGAACCGTACTCTGCACCAATTCTGCATCCTCATGAGGACAGCAGTGCGGAACCCTCCACTGTGCAGTGTAGACAGGTGCAATCTGAACCTCCCCGGCAATCAAGTTCGAGTGAAATGCATACAATTCGGGTTGATTCGAAGCATGGTGAGAGTGTGGAATATATTGGTTATGGTGGAGGACTTTCGTGCATAAATTGGGAAGCAAATTTGAAGGTTGGCCGAGTGTATCCAAATAAGATTGCCCTTTTAAAAACCATCAGTTTAGCAGCAATTAGAGGCCACTTTCGGTTCAGAACAGTCCAATCTGGGAAGCGTCGGTTTTGTGTTCGCTGTTGGCAGGTGCCTTGCCCTTGGAAACTTCGGGCATATAAAGTTGGATTACATGAGTTTAAGGTTGTTAAATACGATCCACTTCATGAATGTGATCTGAGGTTTGTAAGCAGTCACCATCCTCAAGCTACGGCCGAATTGGTGTCTGACTGTGTTAAATGGAGATTTCAGGATTCACGCAGCATTTATACTGCAGCTGATATAAAGAcagatgtgaaaaaaaaatttggtgtcAGCATAAGCTACTCTACAGCTTGGAGAAGCCGAGAGTTAGCTTTCAAAACAATGAGAGGGTCTGCAGAAGAGTCGTATTCCCTTCTCCCTTCCTATTGTTATGAGTTGGAGCGTACAAATCCGGGAACTTTGACATACATTCAGACTGATGCAGCCGACcacttcttatatttttttatgtcaatTGGTGCATGCATACGAGGATTTAAGTCGTCAATGCGGCCCGTGATTGCTGTTGATGCTACCCATTTGAAGTGCAAGTATAAaggtgttttgtttgttgcgaCCGCATTTGACAGAAATCGCAACATATATCCTGTTGCCTTTGGGATTGGAGATTTGGAGACGGATGCAGCATGGGAgtggtttttgagaaaattacaTTGTGCAATTGGTGATTGCTCGAATCTTGTTGTCATATCTGATCGCAATGTTAGCATACAACATGGGTTGCGTAGAGTTTTTCCTGGGGCAAGCCATGGTATTTGCTTTTATCACTTGAAGGGCAATATGAAAGCCTCATTTCACTTGAAGCAACGGGATCCGATATTGGGGTATTTTATAAGGGCAGCGAAGTCTTATCGTCTAGCGGAGTTCAATCGTCACTTCTCGATGATAAACAATGAGCGAGTGCGAACTTATCTACTACGTGCAGGCGTTCAGAAGTGGTCACGGGCCCACTGTGATGGACGACGCTATAATGTGATGACAACGAATATTGTGGAGTCCATTAATTCAGTTCTTCGTTTTGCAAGGATGCTTCCGGTCCTACACTTGATCGATGAAATCACAAATTTACTTCTCACTTGGTTTAGTCAACGTCGAGATTTAGCAATGAAATGTCATTCTACATTGTGCCCTGATTTGGGTGAACAGAAGTTAAGGAAGAGGTTAGACGCTGCGTCAAGGATGAATGTGGTCAAAATCAATGATGTTGAGTATAATGTTCTGGATGGTGATTTGAACGGTCTGGTGCACTTGGCAAACCGTAGTTGTACGTGCAGGAAGTTTGACTTGGAGCAACTCCCGTGCAAGCATGCTATTGCGGTATGTCGGCACTTGAATTTGAACCCCTACTCCTTTGCCTCTTCTTATTATACACGAGCTACATGGGCAGCTGCATATGCTGAATCTATTTATCCTGTACCACCTAAAGGCACATGGGTTATTCCCGAACATTTGAACAATGTCAAAATCCTTCCTCCTGTTTGTAAGGTTATGCCGGGCCGTCGCAAAATGCAAAGAGTACCTTCCAAAGGAGAGGACTCCCGGCAAAAAAAATGCTCAAGGTGTGGTGTGAAGGGCCACTACCGAAATACATGCAAACAATCTGTCCCTCTCAAGAACTGA
- the LOC109948660 gene encoding DNA repair protein XRCC3 homolog, whose amino-acid sequence MTPQNLMLLPLSTPKLSIGCPILDHCLGGGIPCKSITELVGESGSGKTQLCLQLTVRAQLPPSHGGLGGSSVYIFTEFSFPFRRLQQLGNLYHASYPNLIRLEPLEDIYVHGVHDAHELIHVLRDIEAFIAIDHTRLPVKLIVIDSIAALFRSQYQTTPADLKRRSEMFFNISGTLKGLANKYGLAVVVTNQVVDFIGPYHGVNGVRLGNLESLHTSGRRVNPALGLAWAHCINSRVFLARHEQSIEVDIRNAPSTSICSQTHRTFHLVFAPHLAYASAEFVIKKEGIVGVSQ is encoded by the coding sequence ATgacaccccaaaacctcatgctCCTTCCTCTTTCAACCCCTAAATTATCCATTGGATGCCCAATACTAGATCACTGCTTGGGGGGTGGGATACCCTGCAAGTCCATAACAGAATTAGTAGGGGAGAGTGGTTCTGGGAAGACGCAGCTTTGTCTCCAACTTACGGTACGAGCTCAGCTCCCACCCTCACATGGCGGACTAGGGGGCTCCTCCGTCTACATATTCACAGAATTCAGCTTCCCATTTCGTCGATTGCAACAACTAGGCAACCTTTATCATGCATCATACCCCAACTTAATAAGGTTGGAGCCATTGGAAGACATATATGTTCATGGTGTTCATGATGCTCACGAACTCATCCATGTCCTTCGAGACATAGAAGCATTTATTGCCATTGATCACACCCGCCTACCTGTGAAACTCATTGTCATTGATTCCATTGCTGCATTGTTCCGATCACAGTATCAGACAACTCCGGCAGATTTGAAACGGCGGTCTGAAATGTTCTTCAACATATCTGGGACATTGAAGGGTTTAGCAAATAAGTATGGGTTGGCGGTGGTTGTCACCAACCAAGTGGTGGATTTTATTGGGCCATATCATGGAGTGAATGGGGTGAGGTTGGGAAACTTGGAGTCCCTGCACACATCAGGCAGACGGGTGAATCCAGCTTTGGGACTGGCTTGGGCACATTGCATAAATTCAAGAGTGTTCTTGGCAAGACATGAGCAATCTATTGAGGTTGACATTCGTAATGCTCCTTCAACAAGTATATGTAGTCAAACACATAGGACATTTCACCTTGTCTTTGCCCCACATCTGGCCTATGCATCGGCcgaatttgtaataaaaaaagaaggtatagTCGGAGTATCACAGTAA